Below is a window of Allomuricauda ruestringensis DSM 13258 DNA.
GCATTTTGTTCAATTTTCCTGCTCTAGTGTTAGGGTTCAAAAACTTGGTCTGTAAGCGGGTTATTCGGAACTGGTCCACGGTAATTTGTTCGTCCCAAACAATTCCATTTTTTCGTAACTGCTCCAATTCTTTGTCCGTGACATATACCCAAACATCATTTTTGTTTGCTATTTCTGAGAGCGATGTTATTTGTACAGGTTTCTTATTGTAAAAATCCAACGACCAAGAATATCTTTCCGAAATCTTGTAAATCCTATCAACGGGAATGTTGTTCTCCTTCACCTGCTCCGCCATGGTGGAACCTCCTTGGTATTCGAGCAGTTTTGGGTAAAAATGGGCATTCATCAAACCATTTAACAACACCGAACTAAAAATGGCAACGGTTACAATTTTTGTGTACGGAGCTTCTTTCTGAACTATAAAGTACATCACCAACCCAAGAGCCATCAGCAATAACAAATAGTTATACCAATGCTCCAATTTAAATACGTAAAAACTCACCAAAATGGTAAAGACCACCACTAGACCCAATATAAAATATTGGATGCCCAAAATTACCTTGGCCATCTTCAATTTTTCCTTTTGATGCAACATATACAGGAATGCCGCCGATAGAATCGTATACAAAGGCATTAAAATATTCATGTAGTGCGGCAATTTAAACTGCGCAAAACTGATGAGCAGGAACAAAATGGAAATCCCGCCCACGGTCAAAAACTCCAAGTCGGGCCTGTAGGCAAATTTGGTTTCCCAAAAGGCTTTCAGTTTGGTCCAATAGCCAATCAATGCGAGAACCGTCCATGGCAGGAACACCCATAAAAAGGTGTGAAAGAAAAAGAAGAAGTCACTACTGTTCTTCCCCACGCCTTCGCCACTCATGCGTTCAAAACTCTGTTCCCAAAAAATAAAGAAGATACCGCTTCGGTTATCTTTTCCTCTGATTACTTTCTCGGGATGCAAATCAAATTGATGGTAATAGGCGTACAACATCGGGGCAATGGTGACGCCAAACACCAAAATTGCCACCAGAACTTTCCAATTGAACAATTGCTGCCACTTTCGGGTATAGATCAAGTGGCACAGTATCGAAATTCCAATCACTACCAAAGCAATCTGACCTTTGGTGGAAAAGGCTATCCCCGCCCCAAAGGCTCCCAAAGCAATGCTTTTCAAGCTACTTTTTTCAATATAGCTAACCAATTGCCAAATGGAAAAAATCGTGAACCCCGTCAAAACAGCATCGGTACGCACATCAATATTGGCCAGTACCATGGTTTGGGCCGTCATAAAAATCAATGAAGCAAACCTTCCAACATCCTTGTTGTAAAGCAATTTTCCGAGACCATAGCAACTGTAAGCGCCCAATAGAGTGGACAATATACCGGGAATGCGATATGCCCAATCGTGAATACCAAATATTTTATAGGAAATGGCGGCCAGCCAGTAATGCATGTGTGGTTTGTCCAGATACTCTTCAGTGCCCTTGAACAGACTCAGAAAGTCGTTTTCTTGAACCATTCGCATGGCCATAACTGCAAATTGGGCTGAATCGTTCTCGAACAGGGTCACGAACATTCCGATGATGTATACCAAAACAATCAACCCAATATAAAACCAGTATCTGGCAGTTGAGATCATACCTCTGTTTTTTGGAAAGCAAATATAGCCAACTTGGCCCACAACCATCCGAAAAGAGAACCTACCAAAGCTCCCGAAACCACATCCAACGGATAATGCACACCGATGTAAATTCGGCTATAGGCCACAATACAGGCCCAAAGCAACAACACCCAAGAAATGTACTTCACTTTATTCCTGAACATCACAGTAAAGAAAATAGCTGGCCCAAAAGAATTCGCCGCGTGGGCTGAAAAATACCCAAATTGCCCGCCACAATAACTTTTTACCAAACGCATGGCGCCGCTTACTTCGGGGTCGTGGCAGGGTCGAAGTCGACCCACGCCATATTTAAAAAAATTGGACAATTGGTCGGTACAAGTTATCAGCAAAGCGATGGAAACCAAAATGACTGCGGTTCCTTTCCATCCAAAATTTCGGTAAATCAAATAAAGTAATAACAGATAAAGCGGGGCTGAATTTCTGGTAGCAGTCATGAACATCCAGAAACCGTCCCAAGTTTCGGTTCCCAAACCATTGAGGAACAAAAACAGTTCTTTATCGTATTGCAGTAACTGTTCGATCATCAATCGTCGTATCTGGAGACTTCCCTATCGTAAAAGGCCGTAGCAGCTTCGATTAGGTTTTCCGCTTCTTCCATTAAATCGTCCTCATCTTGTTTGGAGAATTCTTCCATCCATTCCACTTCATCATTTTCCAGATTGATGATAAAGCGCGGGTATTCGGTATGGACAATAAAAATGGCCTCGGGATAATCCGTATTGTCGGCCAATAAAAATTTAGGTAGTTCCATGTATCAAATAGTTAGATTTCAAATTTTGGAATCTTCTTAATTCAATACCCGATGTGTATTTTGAAGATTTCTCGTCCAAAAACCGTCAATTCGAGTGAAATTCCAAAGGAATTTTGTATCGAGAATCGTTTTTTGGCTTGAAATTCTAGTTCTCGATACAATTTTCTTTTGTTTCGACTTCGCTCAACAACCAAAAATCACTCGAACTGACGAATTTCGTCCAAAATCCACAACTGGTTTCAAATTTATAATTAAATGTGCCATGTTGAACTCCTGTCTGCCGACAGGCACGGCGTTTCAACATCACATATATTTTCATTTTATAATGAGACCCTGAGACGAGCTCAGGGTGACAACCATTCTAATTTAGTTTCCAATCAATTTCTTGGTCAAAAAGTTAAATCGAAGATACAACATTACGGCCGATGCGGTAAGTCCCGACAACAATCCTATCCAAATTCCTGTACTCTGCAAACTTGTATGAAGGCCCAAGTAATAACTAATCGGAAAACCAATCAACCAGTACGCTACAAAAGTAATCAGCGTAGGTATCTTCACATCCTGTAAACCACGTAACGCACCCAAAACCACTACTTGGAGCCCATCAGAAATTTGAAAAAAGGCCGCAACCAACAATAGTGTTGCCGCAATGATGATCACTTCAGTATTGTCTGCTTGGTTGGCAATATCGTCCACATCCAAATAAATGGTCGGCAACCAATGTCTCCCCAATAAGAAAATCACAGCGAAAGCTATTTCCACCAAAAGCGTCAAGAAAAACACAGATTCCGCGATTCGCTTCAACTCTTTATAATTTCGAAGCCCTTTCTGATTTCCGACCCTAACTATAGCTGCCACACC
It encodes the following:
- a CDS encoding ArnT family glycosyltransferase, whose amino-acid sequence is MISTARYWFYIGLIVLVYIIGMFVTLFENDSAQFAVMAMRMVQENDFLSLFKGTEEYLDKPHMHYWLAAISYKIFGIHDWAYRIPGILSTLLGAYSCYGLGKLLYNKDVGRFASLIFMTAQTMVLANIDVRTDAVLTGFTIFSIWQLVSYIEKSSLKSIALGAFGAGIAFSTKGQIALVVIGISILCHLIYTRKWQQLFNWKVLVAILVFGVTIAPMLYAYYHQFDLHPEKVIRGKDNRSGIFFIFWEQSFERMSGEGVGKNSSDFFFFFHTFLWVFLPWTVLALIGYWTKLKAFWETKFAYRPDLEFLTVGGISILFLLISFAQFKLPHYMNILMPLYTILSAAFLYMLHQKEKLKMAKVILGIQYFILGLVVVFTILVSFYVFKLEHWYNYLLLLMALGLVMYFIVQKEAPYTKIVTVAIFSSVLLNGLMNAHFYPKLLEYQGGSTMAEQVKENNIPVDRIYKISERYSWSLDFYNKKPVQITSLSEIANKNDVWVYVTDKELEQLRKNGIVWDEQITVDQFRITRLQTKFLNPNTRAGKLNKMHLVQLD
- a CDS encoding phosphatase PAP2 family protein is translated as MIEQLLQYDKELFLFLNGLGTETWDGFWMFMTATRNSAPLYLLLLYLIYRNFGWKGTAVILVSIALLITCTDQLSNFFKYGVGRLRPCHDPEVSGAMRLVKSYCGGQFGYFSAHAANSFGPAIFFTVMFRNKVKYISWVLLLWACIVAYSRIYIGVHYPLDVVSGALVGSLFGWLWAKLAIFAFQKTEV